In Balneolales bacterium ANBcel1, one genomic interval encodes:
- a CDS encoding ketoacyl-ACP synthase III — MSSKIRARISAVGHYLPDYVLTNKELESMVDTNDEWIRTRTGISERRILKDPDKASAFMAAEAAREILKQRELDPKEIDAIIVATITPDYMFPATACLTQTMIGATNAFGYDLSAACSGFLFALSSGSALIESGQCKKVLVIGSDKMSSIVDFTDRTTCILFGDAAAGVLLEPSEDETGVIDHIMYSSAEGAQALIQTGGGSRNPATRETVDQKMHYIRQEGRSVFKKATEGMADVSVEIMKKNNLTSDDIHWLVPHQANLRIIDATARRMNISKEKVMINIEKYGNTTAATIPLCLYDWKDRLNKGDNLVLAAFGGGYTWGATYLKWAI; from the coding sequence ATGAGTTCCAAAATAAGAGCGCGTATATCGGCAGTGGGGCACTATTTACCCGATTATGTGCTTACCAACAAGGAGCTGGAGTCCATGGTTGATACCAACGACGAATGGATTCGCACCCGAACCGGCATCAGCGAAAGGCGCATCCTCAAAGATCCTGACAAGGCATCCGCATTTATGGCGGCAGAAGCGGCCAGGGAGATCCTGAAGCAGCGCGAACTTGATCCCAAGGAGATTGATGCCATCATTGTGGCTACTATTACTCCGGATTACATGTTTCCGGCTACCGCGTGCCTTACCCAGACCATGATCGGAGCGACTAACGCCTTCGGATATGATCTGTCGGCTGCCTGTTCCGGCTTTTTGTTCGCCCTCAGCTCTGGTTCGGCCCTTATTGAATCCGGCCAATGCAAAAAAGTGCTGGTTATCGGTTCCGATAAAATGAGCTCCATCGTCGATTTCACCGATCGCACCACCTGTATCCTCTTTGGGGATGCCGCTGCCGGCGTACTGCTGGAACCTTCCGAAGACGAAACCGGCGTGATCGACCATATCATGTATTCATCGGCGGAAGGTGCCCAAGCGCTGATTCAGACCGGCGGTGGGAGCCGAAATCCCGCCACCAGGGAGACCGTTGATCAGAAAATGCACTACATCAGACAGGAAGGCCGTTCCGTTTTCAAGAAAGCGACAGAAGGTATGGCCGATGTGTCGGTTGAAATCATGAAAAAGAACAACCTCACTTCTGATGATATCCACTGGCTGGTGCCCCATCAGGCGAATCTGAGGATCATAGATGCCACGGCACGGCGGATGAACATCAGTAAGGAGAAGGTGATGATCAATATCGAAAAGTACGGCAATACCACGGCGGCTACGATTCCGCTCTGCCTGTACGACTGGAAAGACCGTTTAAACAAAGGCGACAATCTGGTGCTGGCCGCCTTTGGGGGTGGCTACACCTGGGGTGCCACCTATCTCAAATGGGCCATCTAA
- a CDS encoding transglycosylase domain-containing protein gives MAKQFDDIDMDRYLNDPGYRREMSRKRKEQAEEELRAKGNSSKAGKAGKKSRKTAKNGSMIGWRHIFFAFGLVIIGGFIAGLLFFSYLAQGLPSVEELENPQTDEASFVMSRDGAALDKFFTENRTYIRYDEISPNVINALIATEDHRFYSHWGIDLYRTLAIPYHLIRGNPQGGSTISQQLARNLYRSIGREVNVTRKLREMITAIQIEQNYTKQEIIEMYLNTVEFSNSTFGIESAALTHFNKPASDLSVSEAATLIGTLQAVSALNPRTRPERSQRRRNVVLSQLSRHGFITEAELQQLRSEPIVLDYNPPFRTGRESRHFGQYVRQQVQSWATENGYDLYRDGLVIHTTIDSRMQRYAEQALRDQLESHQQQFEREWTSEGSDVYMDKLWEEYPGFLESFIAETDRFRRYLSENRGSRQEVIEELKSNEAFVDSVKRARARLEAGFVAIDPSNGNILAWVGGSDYSTIQRDNVYQLRRQTGSTFKPFVYAVAIDHGYRPYHRFSKYPVNFFDASGDRWSPRDPVIPSGPEMMTLREGLGRSLNNVTVRLLPELAGTPGTNRLEDLQPAGERIAEFARNMGINRTPLITRPSIALGTAESSLLELTSAYSTFANMGVHIEPFAVTRIEDSEGNVLQEFRSERQSEVISPETAYIMVDMMRGVIRGGQGWFGTGNRMNWMFNISQDIAGKTGTTQNSADNWFVAMMPHIVAGAWVGGEDRRIRFPQNTQVGQGARTALPIVGQFIQSCANDPNVPWSTSAFEQPQGFVMETPPEDRTEQESRPSRISW, from the coding sequence ATGGCGAAACAATTTGATGATATCGACATGGACCGGTACCTGAATGACCCTGGGTACCGACGTGAAATGTCCCGAAAAAGAAAAGAGCAGGCGGAAGAGGAGTTGCGAGCCAAAGGCAACTCTTCCAAAGCCGGCAAAGCAGGGAAGAAATCGCGTAAAACCGCAAAAAACGGATCAATGATCGGCTGGCGCCACATCTTTTTCGCATTCGGACTGGTGATCATCGGCGGTTTTATTGCGGGACTGCTCTTTTTCTCCTATCTCGCACAGGGGCTCCCGTCTGTTGAAGAACTTGAAAATCCCCAGACCGACGAGGCCAGTTTTGTCATGAGCCGCGATGGTGCCGCACTGGACAAGTTCTTTACCGAAAACCGTACCTACATACGCTATGACGAGATATCGCCGAATGTGATCAACGCGTTGATTGCCACCGAGGATCATCGTTTTTACTCCCACTGGGGGATCGATCTCTACCGGACTCTGGCAATTCCCTACCATCTGATTCGGGGAAACCCCCAGGGCGGATCAACCATATCGCAGCAGCTGGCCCGAAACCTGTACCGATCGATCGGGCGCGAAGTAAATGTTACCCGCAAGCTCCGCGAGATGATTACCGCCATCCAGATAGAGCAGAACTATACCAAGCAGGAAATCATCGAGATGTATTTGAACACGGTTGAGTTCAGTAACAGCACCTTCGGAATCGAGTCTGCCGCCCTTACCCATTTCAACAAACCGGCCTCCGATCTGTCGGTTTCCGAAGCGGCCACTCTGATCGGTACCCTCCAGGCGGTCTCCGCGCTGAATCCCCGGACACGGCCGGAGCGCTCTCAGCGCAGGAGAAATGTGGTACTTTCCCAGTTGTCCCGGCACGGTTTCATCACCGAAGCGGAGCTGCAGCAGCTTCGTTCCGAACCGATTGTCCTGGATTACAACCCTCCCTTCCGGACCGGTCGCGAAAGCAGACATTTCGGCCAGTACGTCAGACAACAGGTTCAGAGCTGGGCGACTGAAAACGGATATGACCTGTACCGCGACGGCCTGGTCATCCATACAACCATCGATTCGCGCATGCAGCGATATGCCGAACAGGCCCTCAGGGACCAGCTGGAGTCACATCAGCAACAATTCGAAAGAGAATGGACGTCAGAGGGCAGCGACGTCTACATGGACAAACTCTGGGAGGAATATCCCGGATTCCTGGAGAGCTTTATTGCCGAAACGGACCGGTTCCGCCGGTATCTCAGCGAAAATCGCGGCAGCCGGCAGGAAGTGATCGAGGAACTGAAATCCAACGAGGCGTTCGTCGACTCCGTCAAAAGAGCCCGGGCCCGTCTTGAGGCCGGATTTGTGGCCATCGACCCATCCAACGGAAACATTCTCGCATGGGTGGGAGGATCGGATTACAGCACTATCCAGCGCGACAATGTGTACCAGTTGCGCCGGCAAACCGGATCCACGTTCAAGCCGTTTGTCTATGCCGTGGCTATCGACCACGGCTACCGCCCGTACCACCGCTTTTCCAAATACCCGGTCAACTTTTTTGACGCCAGCGGGGACCGGTGGTCACCCCGCGACCCGGTGATCCCCAGCGGCCCGGAGATGATGACGCTTCGGGAGGGACTCGGCCGCAGCTTGAACAACGTTACGGTGCGACTGCTCCCGGAACTGGCGGGGACCCCCGGCACCAACCGCCTGGAGGACCTGCAGCCGGCAGGTGAACGAATCGCCGAATTTGCCAGAAATATGGGTATCAACCGAACGCCGCTTATCACCCGCCCTTCCATAGCGCTCGGAACCGCCGAGTCCAGTCTTCTGGAGCTTACAAGCGCCTATTCCACGTTCGCCAATATGGGTGTTCACATTGAGCCCTTTGCGGTAACGCGAATTGAAGACAGCGAGGGTAACGTACTCCAGGAATTTCGCTCAGAGCGGCAAAGCGAGGTTATCAGTCCGGAGACCGCCTACATCATGGTCGACATGATGCGGGGAGTGATCCGCGGAGGGCAAGGCTGGTTCGGTACCGGAAACAGAATGAACTGGATGTTCAATATCAGTCAGGATATTGCCGGAAAGACCGGCACTACACAAAACAGTGCCGACAACTGGTTTGTGGCCATGATGCCGCATATTGTCGCGGGTGCCTGGGTGGGCGGCGAAGACCGCAGAATTCGATTTCCGCAAAACACACAGGTCGGGCAGGGAGCCAGAACAGCGCTGCCGATCGTCGGTCAGTTCATCCAGAGCTGTGCCAATGACCCCAATGTCCCGTGGTCAACGTCCGCTTTCGAGCAACCCCAGGGCTTTGTTATGGAAACGCCACCGGAGGACAGAACGGAGCAGGAGAGCCGCCCGAGCCGTATCAGCTGGTAG
- a CDS encoding deoxynucleoside kinase: MADIKSKSGFSYYAVAGNIGAGKSSLTTLLAKHFKWRAYYESVDDNPYLSDFYEDMRRWSFNLQVYFLSSRFKSQKEIVSTRESFVQDRTIYEDVEIFAKNLYQMGLMSKRDFENYSNLFHEMVEFLTPPDLLIYLRADVPTLVRQIQQRGRDYESTIRIEYLERLNTLYEDWIERYPHEKLIVDTDHIDFVSNNEDLGKIIEMVEQRRYGLFS, translated from the coding sequence ATGGCTGACATTAAAAGCAAAAGCGGCTTCTCCTATTACGCTGTTGCCGGCAATATTGGCGCCGGAAAATCATCTTTGACAACCCTTTTGGCCAAACATTTCAAATGGAGGGCCTATTACGAATCGGTGGATGACAACCCCTATTTGTCGGATTTCTACGAAGACATGAGAAGGTGGAGTTTCAATCTGCAAGTCTATTTTCTCTCCAGCCGATTCAAAAGTCAGAAGGAAATCGTGAGTACCAGGGAAAGCTTCGTCCAGGACAGAACCATTTATGAGGATGTGGAGATTTTTGCAAAGAATCTCTATCAGATGGGGCTGATGAGCAAACGTGATTTTGAAAATTACAGCAACCTGTTTCACGAAATGGTGGAATTTCTGACACCGCCCGACCTGCTCATCTACCTCCGGGCCGATGTGCCCACGCTCGTCCGGCAGATCCAGCAGAGAGGCCGTGACTACGAAAGCACCATTCGAATTGAATATCTCGAACGGCTGAACACCCTGTATGAAGACTGGATCGAACGCTATCCGCATGAAAAACTGATTGTGGATACCGACCATATCGATTTTGTGAGCAACAACGAAGATCTCGGCAAGATAATCGAAATGGTGGAACAACGAAGGTACGGACTCTTTTCCTGA
- a CDS encoding polyprenyl synthetase family protein: protein MTTSETENKIENIPPSITSLKEIQKPLEKELKEFKAHFKKQLQTDVFLLNRIIGYLMRMKGKEMRPILVLLSARLCGGITVRSNIAATMIELLHTATLIHDDVVDEADRRRGFLSINKIWKNKASVLLGDFLLAKGLLVAVESGEYELLGALSTAVKKMSEGELRQMKASKLQNMTEEKYYRIISEKTGSLLVACCECGAISADAPPEVRSRMKEIGHHIGIAFQIRDDLLDYEDIQTGKTSGNDIIERKITLPFIAALDSAGLTARRRMRWLYRKKGKTSGDVERIRTFVEENGGLDYTRKKMEYHAGKALAALGEFPDSETRTLFSEFIRFVIYRKK, encoded by the coding sequence ATGACAACATCCGAAACGGAGAATAAAATCGAGAACATCCCGCCTTCCATCACATCACTGAAAGAGATCCAGAAGCCGCTGGAAAAGGAGCTGAAAGAGTTCAAGGCGCACTTCAAAAAGCAGCTTCAGACCGACGTGTTCCTGCTTAACCGCATTATTGGTTACCTGATGCGGATGAAAGGAAAAGAGATGCGGCCGATTCTGGTGCTGCTTTCCGCCCGGCTTTGCGGGGGGATCACCGTTCGGTCCAATATCGCGGCAACCATGATTGAACTGCTCCATACGGCAACACTCATTCACGACGACGTGGTGGACGAGGCCGACCGGCGCAGGGGTTTTTTGAGCATCAACAAGATTTGGAAAAACAAGGCAAGTGTGCTTTTGGGGGATTTTCTTCTTGCCAAGGGGCTTTTGGTTGCGGTGGAGTCGGGGGAGTATGAGCTTCTGGGGGCGCTGTCCACCGCCGTCAAAAAAATGAGCGAAGGCGAGCTGAGGCAAATGAAAGCATCAAAGCTCCAGAACATGACCGAAGAGAAGTATTACCGGATTATCTCCGAAAAGACCGGCAGCCTGCTGGTAGCGTGTTGCGAATGCGGAGCCATCAGCGCAGACGCGCCGCCGGAAGTTCGTTCGAGAATGAAGGAGATCGGGCATCATATCGGTATCGCTTTCCAGATTCGTGACGACCTCCTGGACTACGAAGACATACAAACAGGCAAAACCTCCGGAAACGACATCATCGAACGAAAAATCACCCTGCCGTTTATCGCGGCGCTTGATTCCGCTGGCCTGACTGCCCGCAGACGCATGCGGTGGCTGTACCGGAAGAAAGGCAAGACTTCCGGCGACGTTGAACGAATACGAACGTTTGTGGAAGAGAACGGCGGCCTCGACTACACGCGAAAGAAAATGGAATATCATGCCGGCAAGGCACTGGCCGCGCTCGGGGAGTTTCCCGACAGCGAAACCCGCACCCTGTTTTCCGAATTTATCCGATTTGTCATCTACCGAAAAAAATAG
- the plsX gene encoding phosphate acyltransferase PlsX, which produces MKIAVDAAGGDHFPGNPVEGALLAVKENSELSVVLVGPQDQIAEAFKGEQYPEDRVMVHDAPEIIGMDESPAQAVKGKPRSSIVQGLGLHQKGMVDGFVSAGNTGALMAASAFILGRLEGVLRPTIATYFPTLKGTGLMIDAGANLDSKAEMLFQFGCMGNIYARDVMGIELPRIGLLNVGEEKEKGSETLKKAYGMLEALPNFVGNIEGRDVLSGQADVFVCDGITGNILLKFGESVPEALKTMLMGTIRKKQLNSEQTALVVSLLEEAFAPFDYQRVGGVPFLGVNGISMVGHGGSSPVAIKNMILNAVAMAEADINRKIIASLA; this is translated from the coding sequence ATGAAGATTGCAGTCGATGCCGCCGGAGGTGATCATTTTCCCGGAAATCCCGTTGAAGGAGCCCTTCTTGCTGTGAAGGAGAATTCGGAGCTTTCAGTTGTACTGGTTGGTCCACAGGACCAGATCGCGGAAGCTTTCAAAGGAGAACAGTACCCGGAAGACAGGGTCATGGTCCATGATGCTCCCGAAATTATCGGGATGGACGAGTCACCCGCCCAGGCAGTCAAGGGCAAACCCCGCTCTTCGATTGTTCAGGGCCTCGGTCTTCACCAGAAGGGCATGGTCGATGGATTTGTCAGCGCCGGCAACACCGGTGCGCTGATGGCTGCCTCCGCCTTTATTCTGGGCCGGCTCGAAGGGGTACTGCGTCCCACTATCGCTACCTATTTCCCCACACTGAAGGGAACCGGCCTGATGATTGATGCCGGTGCAAACCTGGATTCCAAAGCCGAGATGCTGTTTCAATTCGGATGCATGGGCAATATTTACGCCCGGGATGTGATGGGAATCGAGTTGCCGCGCATCGGGCTTCTCAATGTCGGAGAAGAGAAAGAGAAAGGGTCGGAAACCCTGAAAAAAGCGTATGGTATGCTGGAAGCACTCCCCAATTTTGTTGGTAATATCGAGGGGCGGGATGTGCTGTCCGGTCAGGCCGACGTATTTGTCTGTGACGGGATCACCGGAAACATCCTTCTGAAATTCGGTGAATCTGTACCGGAAGCTCTTAAGACGATGCTGATGGGAACCATTCGCAAGAAGCAGCTGAATTCCGAACAGACCGCCCTGGTGGTTTCCCTGCTTGAGGAGGCCTTCGCGCCCTTCGACTATCAGCGGGTGGGCGGAGTGCCGTTTCTGGGTGTAAACGGGATCAGTATGGTCGGTCATGGAGGCAGCTCGCCGGTTGCCATCAAGAATATGATTCTCAATGCCGTAGCCATGGCGGAAGCTGACATCAACAGAAAAATCATTGCATCGTTGGCCTGA
- a CDS encoding UDP-2,3-diacylglucosamine diphosphatase, whose protein sequence is MSSTEKNSTVYPPGSSLLFFSDAHLGAFSDDRNRQLERELVELMEYCEEQEIRPVILGDLFDYWMEFDSRPPPLAENLLTWFRNYHRRSGNQTLFVTGNHDNWSFGYLDSLGFDVEHEYRILRAGNKRILVLHGDGLADPAMNLPRPALHRLLRNSYFIWMYQRVFPPPLGWHLMKKFSKTSKQRNRTHFNSATVSNLDTWAHSRITEDPELDAVVYGHHHKPVHAALSGKNALNCGSFARFKTAALYTNGKFELVTWMRKRRKLQTFTQKLPERNGETI, encoded by the coding sequence TTGTCATCTACCGAAAAAAATAGCACCGTCTATCCGCCCGGTTCCTCCCTCCTGTTTTTTTCTGATGCGCACCTCGGGGCTTTTTCCGATGACAGAAACCGGCAGCTGGAACGGGAGCTTGTTGAGCTGATGGAGTATTGTGAAGAGCAGGAAATCCGGCCTGTGATACTGGGAGACCTGTTCGACTACTGGATGGAATTTGACAGCCGGCCCCCGCCCCTGGCCGAAAACCTCCTAACCTGGTTCCGAAATTATCATCGTCGAAGCGGGAATCAAACGCTGTTTGTGACCGGCAACCATGATAACTGGTCGTTTGGCTATCTGGATTCGCTTGGCTTTGATGTGGAGCATGAGTACAGAATTCTCCGGGCCGGCAATAAGCGCATACTGGTGCTGCATGGCGACGGGCTCGCGGATCCCGCTATGAATCTTCCGCGTCCCGCACTGCATCGATTGCTTAGAAATTCGTATTTTATATGGATGTATCAACGCGTTTTTCCACCGCCACTGGGATGGCATCTGATGAAAAAATTCTCCAAAACCTCCAAACAGCGCAACCGAACCCATTTCAACAGCGCTACGGTTTCGAATCTTGACACATGGGCTCATTCCAGGATAACGGAAGATCCGGAGCTGGACGCCGTGGTTTACGGACATCACCACAAACCGGTACATGCGGCATTATCCGGGAAGAACGCTCTGAACTGCGGCTCATTCGCCCGGTTTAAAACAGCCGCCCTGTATACCAACGGGAAATTCGAACTCGTTACTTGGATGCGGAAACGCAGGAAGTTGCAAACATTTACGCAGAAATTGCCTGAAAGGAATGGCGAAACAATTTGA
- a CDS encoding DUF177 domain-containing protein — protein sequence MISFRLNEIPKGISQEHMTVSAEELDIDLSEIRTINLALRFHKRDEHLRIECEITAEAEFVCDRSLDTFSTELKSTYEVVFQTDAQDEREDLSGAFRRLDPAQNVVDITRELRDSLLLSVPAKKLHPRYYRDGEVTDFKVRFGEEDKEHDPRWDKLKKLKQNIPKN from the coding sequence ATGATTTCGTTTCGACTGAATGAGATTCCCAAAGGGATATCGCAGGAGCATATGACAGTTTCCGCTGAGGAGCTGGATATCGACTTATCGGAGATCCGTACGATAAACCTTGCGCTGCGGTTTCACAAACGGGATGAACACCTTCGGATCGAATGTGAGATCACAGCGGAAGCGGAATTTGTATGTGACCGGTCTCTGGATACATTTTCCACGGAGCTGAAGAGTACGTACGAGGTTGTTTTCCAGACCGACGCGCAGGATGAACGGGAAGACCTGTCCGGAGCATTCCGACGGCTCGACCCCGCGCAGAACGTGGTTGATATCACCCGGGAGTTGCGGGATTCCCTGTTGCTGAGTGTTCCCGCCAAAAAGCTCCATCCCAGATATTACCGGGATGGTGAGGTTACAGATTTTAAAGTACGGTTTGGAGAAGAGGATAAAGAGCATGATCCCAGATGGGACAAACTGAAGAAATTGAAACAGAACATTCCAAAGAATTAA
- the pfkA gene encoding 6-phosphofructokinase translates to MKTIKRIAVFTSGGDSPGMNAAVRAVVRTALSNDISVLGVRFGYQGMINEDFVELEDHSVSNIIQRGGTILKSARSKDFREYEGRKTAVENLKKHHVDAIVAIGGDGTFRGATELFDEFGVPVVGVPGTIDNDLSGTDETIGYDTAMNTAMEAIDKIRDTADAHDRLFLVEVMGREAGFIALETGIATGAELILLPEGVSQVKDVRESLNEVFKVQRRSSLVIVAEGDETGGAVKLAESLKDDFAKYEMRVSVLGHLQRGGSPTSRDRVLASRLGSAAVQALLEGHTCVMVGVVNNATKLTPMKNTWAKKKSLNYELLELAKVLS, encoded by the coding sequence ATGAAAACAATCAAACGCATCGCAGTATTTACCAGTGGTGGTGATTCTCCGGGAATGAACGCAGCTGTGAGAGCGGTCGTACGCACGGCCTTAAGTAACGACATCTCTGTTTTGGGGGTGCGTTTCGGGTACCAGGGGATGATTAACGAGGATTTTGTTGAACTGGAAGACCATTCGGTTTCCAATATCATCCAGCGGGGCGGCACCATCCTCAAATCAGCCCGCTCAAAAGACTTTCGCGAGTATGAAGGGCGGAAAACAGCCGTTGAAAATTTGAAGAAGCACCATGTTGATGCCATCGTGGCCATCGGCGGTGACGGAACATTCCGCGGGGCCACAGAACTCTTCGATGAGTTTGGTGTTCCGGTGGTTGGTGTGCCCGGAACCATCGACAACGACCTTTCAGGGACCGATGAAACCATCGGATACGATACCGCTATGAATACCGCCATGGAAGCGATCGACAAAATCCGGGATACGGCCGACGCCCACGACCGCCTGTTCCTGGTCGAGGTAATGGGGCGCGAGGCCGGTTTTATTGCACTGGAGACCGGCATTGCAACCGGTGCCGAACTGATACTTCTGCCGGAAGGTGTCTCGCAGGTGAAGGATGTACGTGAAAGCCTGAACGAGGTATTCAAGGTCCAGCGCCGCAGCAGCCTCGTTATTGTCGCTGAGGGTGACGAGACCGGAGGTGCCGTAAAGCTGGCCGAGAGCCTGAAAGACGATTTTGCCAAGTATGAAATGCGGGTCAGTGTGCTCGGACACCTTCAGCGGGGCGGCTCACCGACCTCGCGCGACCGTGTTCTGGCCAGCAGACTCGGCAGTGCCGCCGTTCAGGCCCTGCTTGAGGGTCATACCTGCGTGATGGTCGGTGTGGTCAATAACGCAACCAAACTGACCCCGATGAAGAACACCTGGGCCAAAAAGAAAAGCTTAAATTATGAACTGCTGGAACTTGCCAAGGTTCTCAGCTAA
- a CDS encoding glucose-6-phosphate isomerase, with the protein MFTIDISRARSFITDKEWGEASGTVEASSAMLDSRDGPGSEWLGWQDILKNPNDALLENMEAIGTDIYKKADVFIVCGIGGSYLGAKAVIDALTPPFRDEGPEIVYAGHHISGAYLKNLIRHLEKPKIDGSRKEVYLNVISKSGTTMETAIAFRELRNWMHGRYGDEAVSRIFCTTSREGGALNKIIKAYGYRKFILPDDVGGRFSVLTPVGLLPIAAAGIAVKDLFYGAVEAYRTLNGDRKNLLDYVTARYALNNKGYALELVASFEPALSSMGSWLQQLYGESEGKNGKGLFPAVAQYSTDLHSLGQMVQEGKRNIMETFLTVAKTEKSMVVSNEPRNYDGLNYLAGKSMEEINDKAFQGTVQAHLDGGVPIFVGELEKLDASSLGQVIYYFEMATAVFVYSLGENPFDQPGVEAYKKAMYQLLGKED; encoded by the coding sequence ATGTTTACCATTGATATTTCACGCGCTCGCTCATTTATAACCGACAAGGAGTGGGGCGAGGCGTCCGGAACGGTTGAGGCCTCTTCCGCTATGCTGGACAGCAGGGACGGCCCCGGATCGGAGTGGCTCGGGTGGCAGGACATCCTGAAAAATCCCAATGACGCGCTTCTGGAGAATATGGAGGCTATCGGTACCGACATCTACAAAAAAGCGGACGTTTTCATTGTGTGCGGTATCGGTGGTTCCTATCTGGGTGCAAAGGCCGTGATCGATGCGCTTACCCCTCCGTTTCGTGACGAGGGTCCTGAAATCGTCTACGCAGGGCATCACATTTCCGGCGCCTACCTGAAGAACCTGATCCGCCATCTGGAGAAACCCAAAATCGACGGAAGCCGCAAGGAGGTCTACCTGAATGTAATCTCCAAGTCGGGTACCACCATGGAAACCGCCATTGCCTTCCGGGAGCTTCGAAACTGGATGCACGGCCGTTACGGCGATGAGGCCGTTTCAAGGATATTTTGCACCACCAGCAGGGAAGGAGGCGCCCTGAACAAAATCATCAAGGCATACGGCTATCGGAAATTCATTTTGCCGGATGATGTCGGCGGCCGTTTTTCGGTTCTTACCCCTGTGGGGCTGCTTCCCATTGCAGCGGCCGGTATCGCGGTGAAAGACCTTTTCTATGGAGCCGTAGAGGCATATCGCACCCTGAACGGAGATCGAAAAAACCTCCTCGACTATGTAACGGCCCGCTATGCCCTGAACAACAAAGGGTATGCTCTGGAGCTGGTCGCAAGCTTTGAGCCGGCACTCTCCTCCATGGGAAGCTGGCTTCAGCAGCTTTACGGCGAGAGCGAGGGCAAAAACGGCAAGGGCCTGTTTCCCGCGGTTGCCCAATACTCGACCGATCTGCACAGCCTCGGACAAATGGTTCAGGAGGGTAAGCGGAACATCATGGAGACCTTCCTCACCGTCGCCAAAACCGAAAAATCCATGGTCGTGTCGAATGAGCCGAGAAACTACGACGGACTCAATTACCTGGCCGGTAAATCCATGGAGGAGATCAACGACAAAGCTTTCCAGGGAACCGTGCAGGCACATCTCGACGGAGGCGTACCGATCTTTGTTGGTGAACTGGAAAAACTGGACGCGTCGAGCCTTGGCCAGGTGATCTACTACTTTGAAATGGCGACCGCCGTTTTTGTCTACTCGCTTGGTGAAAATCCCTTCGATCAGCCGGGGGTAGAGGCCTACAAAAAAGCCATGTATCAACTGCTTGGAAAAGAGGATTAG
- the rpmF gene encoding 50S ribosomal protein L32, whose amino-acid sequence MAHPKRKTSKARRDKRRTHQKLADVTLSECPNCGATHQRHRACTECGYYRGRQVIKAETEV is encoded by the coding sequence ATGGCACATCCCAAAAGAAAAACTTCCAAAGCACGACGTGACAAGCGTCGCACCCATCAAAAACTGGCCGATGTTACCCTCTCGGAATGCCCCAATTGCGGTGCAACCCATCAGCGGCACCGCGCCTGCACCGAGTGTGGTTACTATCGCGGACGCCAGGTCATCAAGGCCGAAACCGAAGTATAA